Proteins encoded in a region of the Novibacillus thermophilus genome:
- a CDS encoding type I phosphomannose isomerase catalytic subunit — protein sequence MDNVAMDLSSLHSYPLKFRPIAKERVWGGDRLAPFFQLDENGKIGEVWTLSGHPHGTSVCVNGPLAGQTLPDIVAQYPGFYLGRTDRDCFPLLVKFIHAEQDLSVQIHPDDAYAQKHEGDYGKTEAWYIVEADPGATVHYGHTFPNRTTYEKAVREGTVKDYLRYVEVAADDFIFVPSRTLHAIMGGVMLIEVQQTSDVTYRVYDWDRVDSNGKPRELHTDQAADVLRYEAQTVPDERHIVFDTAEVVQEHLIQCAYFTIDKWELSAPHAVPLGKKGQPDVLICAQGKGLLAYDGGHALPISQGDTLLVPANLDVYEVEPHGEITLLRAYY from the coding sequence GTGGATAACGTCGCAATGGACTTGTCAAGTCTTCATTCATACCCGTTGAAATTTCGCCCGATTGCAAAAGAGCGCGTGTGGGGCGGAGACCGTCTCGCCCCTTTTTTTCAACTTGATGAAAACGGTAAAATCGGAGAGGTTTGGACGCTTTCCGGACACCCTCACGGGACGAGTGTGTGCGTCAACGGCCCTCTAGCGGGACAAACGCTGCCAGACATTGTCGCGCAATACCCTGGTTTCTATTTAGGGCGTACGGACCGAGACTGTTTTCCGCTGTTAGTGAAGTTTATCCACGCTGAACAAGACTTGTCTGTACAAATTCACCCGGACGACGCATACGCCCAAAAGCACGAGGGGGATTACGGTAAAACAGAGGCGTGGTACATCGTCGAGGCCGATCCAGGGGCAACCGTCCACTACGGGCACACCTTTCCGAACCGGACCACATACGAAAAAGCCGTTCGAGAAGGCACAGTGAAAGACTATTTGCGATACGTAGAAGTGGCCGCAGACGACTTTATTTTTGTTCCTTCCCGCACCCTCCACGCCATTATGGGCGGCGTGATGTTGATCGAAGTGCAACAGACGTCGGATGTCACCTACCGAGTGTACGACTGGGACAGGGTGGATTCCAACGGGAAACCGCGTGAACTGCACACAGATCAGGCCGCCGATGTCCTGCGCTACGAAGCGCAGACCGTCCCCGATGAACGGCATATCGTCTTTGACACCGCGGAAGTTGTGCAAGAACATTTAATCCAGTGCGCGTACTTTACGATCGACAAGTGGGAGCTTTCCGCTCCACACGCCGTTCCCCTCGGAAAAAAAGGACAGCCAGACGTGCTCATATGTGCCCAGGGAAAAGGCCTTCTCGCATACGACGGAGGTCACGCACTGCCCATATCACAAGGTGACACGCTGCTCGTACCGGCCAATCTGGACGTTTACGAAGTCGAACCACACGGTGAGATCACGTTACTCCGGGCCTATTACTAA
- a CDS encoding ABC transporter substrate-binding protein, which produces MKKRWGPLTLVLLALMLVLAACGQPSSDAGETEENAAETGEGDEATSEGDESVTIGINQLVEHPSLDAAREGFMQAFADNGYTEGDNVTFDVQNAQGDQSTATSIANKFASDGVDLVLAIATPAAQATAQAITDIPVLITAVTEPVEAGLVESWEAPGSNVTGTSDLNPVADQLSLIPEIAPDAKTVGIVYSSGEVNSEVQVELAQEAADELGLELELATVSNKSEVLQAAQSLAGNVDAFYVPTDNTIVDALESMIQVAEESQIPLIVGEGDSVERGGLATWGINYEKLGYQTGEMAIKILEGENPADMPVETLEDIELSINVSAAERMGVDIPQELLDQADNVIE; this is translated from the coding sequence ATGAAAAAGAGATGGGGGCCCTTAACCCTTGTTCTGCTAGCGCTCATGCTCGTGTTGGCGGCATGCGGACAGCCGTCTTCTGACGCGGGAGAGACTGAAGAAAACGCTGCGGAAACGGGCGAAGGCGATGAAGCGACGAGTGAAGGCGATGAGTCGGTCACAATCGGCATCAACCAGCTCGTTGAGCATCCATCCCTCGATGCCGCTCGGGAAGGGTTTATGCAGGCGTTTGCCGACAACGGATATACCGAAGGGGACAATGTGACATTCGATGTGCAGAACGCTCAAGGAGATCAGTCAACCGCCACCTCCATCGCCAACAAGTTCGCTTCTGACGGAGTCGATCTCGTTCTGGCCATCGCCACCCCTGCGGCACAAGCGACTGCGCAAGCGATCACGGATATCCCGGTGTTGATCACGGCAGTGACAGAGCCGGTTGAGGCTGGATTGGTGGAAAGTTGGGAAGCGCCAGGAAGCAATGTCACTGGGACGAGCGATTTAAATCCAGTGGCAGATCAGCTGTCTCTCATCCCGGAAATTGCCCCTGATGCCAAAACTGTAGGGATCGTGTACAGTTCCGGCGAAGTGAATTCGGAAGTACAGGTCGAATTGGCACAGGAGGCAGCGGACGAACTTGGTTTGGAGTTGGAACTGGCGACGGTGAGCAATAAAAGTGAAGTGTTGCAGGCGGCCCAGTCGCTGGCAGGAAACGTCGACGCCTTCTACGTTCCGACAGACAACACGATTGTCGACGCGTTAGAGTCGATGATTCAAGTTGCGGAAGAATCGCAAATTCCCCTCATTGTCGGAGAAGGGGACAGCGTTGAGCGCGGCGGATTGGCGACGTGGGGCATTAACTACGAAAAACTCGGTTACCAAACCGGGGAGATGGCCATTAAAATATTAGAGGGTGAAAACCCAGCGGATATGCCAGTGGAGACGCTGGAAGATATCGAATTGAGCATCAATGTGTCCGCTGCGGAGCGCATGGGGGTCGACATCCCTCAGGAGCTGCTGGACCAAGCGGACAACGTCATTGAGTAG
- a CDS encoding ABC transporter permease yields the protein MGTAIDLGLIYAVMALGVYLTFRILDMPDLTVDGSFTTGAAVAAKLIISGVPPLWATLAAVVAGMIAGWITGILHTKGNINGLLAGILTMIGLYSINLRIMGEANLSLLREDTLITPLRDGGYLGTWLSIVLLALIVVVIKLLLDWLLHTEIGLSVQATGDSPEMIKSLGVNTDHTKMLGLSLSNGLVGLSGALIAQYQGFADIGMGIGLILVGLASVIIGQVLFGNRSIVVSTLAVILGSIVYRIVITLSLELGFNPSDMKLISAVLVVLALTLPQWSLFRRLPRFSVAGSVRSQAKGEER from the coding sequence ATGGGCACAGCGATAGACCTAGGACTCATATACGCGGTCATGGCTCTCGGCGTGTACTTGACATTTCGCATTCTGGATATGCCGGATTTGACCGTAGACGGCAGCTTTACGACGGGAGCCGCTGTCGCCGCGAAACTCATCATCAGCGGTGTGCCCCCCCTTTGGGCGACGCTGGCCGCCGTCGTGGCGGGCATGATCGCCGGGTGGATCACTGGAATCCTACACACCAAGGGGAACATTAACGGTTTGCTCGCTGGGATCTTGACGATGATCGGCCTGTATTCGATTAACTTGCGCATTATGGGCGAGGCGAATTTATCGTTGCTCCGCGAGGATACATTGATCACACCGTTGAGGGACGGGGGCTATCTGGGAACCTGGCTTTCCATAGTCCTCTTAGCCCTGATTGTCGTGGTCATTAAACTGTTGCTCGACTGGCTGTTGCATACGGAGATCGGCTTGAGTGTGCAGGCCACTGGCGACAGTCCCGAAATGATTAAAAGTCTCGGTGTGAATACAGACCATACGAAAATGTTAGGCCTCAGCCTTTCCAACGGATTGGTGGGCTTAAGCGGCGCTCTCATCGCCCAGTACCAAGGGTTTGCCGACATCGGAATGGGGATCGGTTTAATTTTGGTCGGGCTAGCTTCGGTTATCATCGGCCAAGTGCTGTTCGGCAACCGTAGCATTGTCGTGTCGACCCTGGCGGTCATTCTCGGTTCGATCGTCTACCGCATTGTCATTACGTTGTCGCTGGAACTGGGATTCAATCCGTCGGACATGAAACTCATTTCGGCCGTTCTCGTCGTTCTCGCGCTCACTTTGCCCCAGTGGTCCCTATTTCGGCGTCTGCCGCGGTTTAGCGTCGCAGGCAGTGTCCGCTCACAGGCGAAGGGAGAGGAGCGCTAA
- a CDS encoding ABC transporter ATP-binding protein, which translates to MLRLENVSKTFFAGTVNEKKALNGINLHLEAGDFVTVIGSNGAGKSTLLNVIAGRLKSDEGTVAINGENVTALTEHERARYIGRVFQDPMAGTSPSMTIEENLALAYRRGKKRTLKLGVTKAKRDFFREHLSILELGLEDRLKAKVGLLSGGQRQALSLLMATFTQPEILLLDEHTAALDPKRAALVTQLTRDIVAKFSLTTLMVTHNMEQALQLGNRLIMMHEGRIILDIPPEQKKSMQTDDLLRAFEEVRGEAFAEDRYILQ; encoded by the coding sequence ATGTTACGACTGGAAAACGTCTCGAAAACGTTTTTCGCCGGCACTGTCAATGAAAAGAAGGCGCTAAACGGGATTAATCTTCACCTGGAGGCCGGTGATTTTGTCACGGTCATCGGAAGTAACGGAGCGGGAAAGTCAACGTTGCTGAATGTTATCGCCGGTCGGCTGAAAAGCGACGAAGGGACTGTTGCGATTAACGGCGAAAATGTGACGGCTCTAACGGAACACGAGCGCGCCCGTTACATCGGACGGGTCTTTCAAGATCCGATGGCTGGCACGTCCCCAAGTATGACTATCGAGGAAAACTTGGCCCTCGCTTACCGGCGCGGGAAAAAGCGGACGCTCAAATTAGGGGTGACAAAGGCAAAACGCGATTTTTTCCGGGAACATCTGTCGATACTGGAACTCGGGTTAGAGGACCGCTTAAAGGCGAAAGTCGGGTTGCTTTCTGGCGGTCAGCGTCAGGCGCTGTCGTTGCTCATGGCCACTTTTACCCAACCGGAAATTTTGCTTCTGGACGAACACACGGCGGCCCTAGACCCGAAGCGGGCAGCGTTAGTGACGCAGCTCACCCGCGATATCGTGGCCAAATTTTCCTTGACGACCTTAATGGTGACACACAACATGGAACAAGCCCTTCAGCTCGGCAACCGGCTGATTATGATGCACGAAGGCCGAATAATTCTCGACATTCCCCCTGAACAGAAAAAATCGATGCAAACAGACGATTTGCTGCGGGCTTTCGAAGAAGTGAGGGGCGAAGCGTTTGCCGAGGACCGGTACATCCTGCAGTGA
- a CDS encoding LysR family transcriptional regulator, with translation METRLLKYACEVYRKQSFTQAAKALNIAQPSLSQQIAKLERDLGVRLFFRDRNKVTPTPEGIRFFKRAEHILQLHEDLEREMREQSEGATGDLIIGTTVITGGHVLPPLLQSYQVQYPQVTVRLVEESTETITELTVKGHVDVSILSLPVEDSRLTTKTMLTEPLFLALPTTDEAWLPEGLTRQTPSVRLEELAGAPFILLKRGYGFRQTVLGLCAESGFQPRVAYETSSIQTALSFVKHGLGVTLVPEMVARNNIGPVYLSLASKPTRTLVFAYHKDRYLPNAARSFLDLYDRVTQESKRH, from the coding sequence ATGGAAACGCGATTGCTCAAATACGCTTGCGAAGTATACCGCAAACAGAGCTTTACCCAGGCTGCCAAAGCGTTAAACATCGCCCAGCCGTCCCTCAGCCAACAAATTGCCAAACTGGAGCGAGACCTCGGAGTCCGGCTGTTTTTCCGAGACCGCAACAAAGTGACACCGACACCGGAAGGGATACGCTTTTTCAAACGAGCCGAGCACATCCTCCAACTGCATGAAGACCTTGAACGCGAGATGCGGGAGCAGAGCGAAGGCGCGACGGGCGACTTGATCATTGGTACGACGGTCATCACGGGCGGCCATGTGTTGCCGCCACTCCTCCAGTCTTACCAAGTCCAATACCCGCAAGTCACCGTGCGGCTTGTGGAGGAGTCGACAGAGACGATAACCGAACTTACGGTCAAAGGGCACGTTGATGTGTCCATTCTGTCTCTTCCTGTGGAGGACTCCCGCTTAACCACGAAGACAATGCTCACCGAACCGCTGTTCCTTGCACTGCCGACAACGGACGAAGCATGGTTGCCGGAGGGACTAACTCGCCAAACACCATCCGTCCGTCTGGAAGAACTTGCCGGCGCCCCGTTTATTTTGTTAAAGCGGGGCTACGGTTTCCGACAAACTGTGCTCGGCCTGTGTGCTGAAAGCGGCTTCCAACCGCGCGTCGCTTATGAAACGAGCAGCATCCAAACAGCCCTTTCCTTTGTGAAGCACGGGTTAGGCGTCACCCTCGTCCCCGAAATGGTGGCCCGGAACAACATCGGGCCCGTGTACTTGTCCCTCGCTTCCAAACCGACGCGAACGCTCGTCTTCGCTTATCACAAAGACCGCTACCTTCCCAACGCTGCCCGTTCATTTCTTGACCTGTATGATAGAGTCACACAGGAGAGTAAACGTCACTAA
- the leuC gene encoding 3-isopropylmalate dehydratase large subunit: protein MKPRTMFEKIWDRHVIHEEPGKPSILYIDLHMVHEVTSPQAFEGLRLSGRRVRRPDLTFATMDHNVPTTDPKLGVEDEISAKQMETLKRNCEEFGIELADFFSARRGIVHVIGPELGLTLPGKTIVCGDSHTSTHGAFGALAFGIGTSEVEHVLATQCLQQAKPKTMEVHVKGDLQPGVKAKDLILAIIAKFGTDFATGHVIEYTGEALEKMSMEERMTICNMSIEAGARAGMIAPDETTFEYLRGRERAPKGELFDKAVEEWKALRTDEGAEFDSRVEIDASEVAPQVTWGTSPGMGTDINGVVPDPASFDNPTKRKAAELALEYMDLKPGTPMTEIQIDRVFIGSCTNGRIEDLREAAKVVRGRRVAPNVRAMVVPGSQQVKRQAEKEGLDKVFKAAGFEWRQAGCSMCLGMNPDILQPGERCASTSNRNFEGRQGRGGRTHLVSPAMAAAAAIEGHFVDVRKWKFVEEEVSEHGAV from the coding sequence ATGAAACCGAGGACAATGTTTGAGAAGATCTGGGATCGACACGTCATTCACGAAGAGCCGGGGAAACCGAGCATCTTGTACATCGATCTCCACATGGTCCACGAAGTGACGTCGCCGCAAGCGTTTGAAGGGTTGAGGTTGTCCGGGAGACGCGTGCGCCGGCCGGACTTGACGTTTGCGACGATGGACCACAACGTTCCGACGACGGACCCGAAATTGGGAGTAGAAGATGAGATTTCCGCCAAGCAGATGGAGACGTTGAAGAGGAACTGCGAGGAGTTCGGCATTGAGCTGGCCGATTTCTTCAGTGCCAGACGGGGGATCGTGCACGTCATAGGGCCGGAGCTCGGCTTAACTCTTCCGGGCAAAACGATTGTGTGCGGGGACAGTCACACGTCGACTCACGGAGCCTTCGGCGCCTTAGCCTTCGGCATCGGCACGAGTGAAGTCGAGCACGTACTGGCCACCCAATGTTTGCAGCAAGCGAAGCCGAAAACGATGGAAGTGCACGTAAAGGGTGATCTCCAACCGGGAGTCAAAGCGAAAGACTTGATCTTGGCCATTATCGCCAAATTCGGCACGGACTTTGCCACCGGCCACGTCATTGAGTACACCGGCGAAGCTTTGGAAAAAATGTCGATGGAAGAGCGGATGACGATATGTAACATGTCGATTGAAGCCGGGGCGCGCGCCGGCATGATTGCACCGGACGAAACGACGTTTGAGTATTTGCGCGGTCGTGAACGGGCACCGAAAGGGGAACTGTTCGACAAGGCGGTGGAAGAGTGGAAAGCGTTGCGCACAGACGAAGGGGCCGAATTTGACAGCCGTGTCGAAATTGACGCCTCTGAAGTGGCGCCGCAAGTGACGTGGGGCACCAGTCCGGGCATGGGGACCGACATTAACGGGGTTGTCCCGGACCCGGCTTCTTTCGACAACCCGACGAAGCGCAAAGCCGCCGAGTTGGCGCTGGAGTACATGGATCTAAAGCCCGGTACACCGATGACGGAAATTCAAATTGACCGGGTGTTTATCGGCTCGTGTACGAACGGCCGGATTGAAGATCTGCGCGAAGCGGCGAAAGTCGTTCGCGGGCGGCGGGTCGCTCCCAACGTGAGGGCGATGGTCGTGCCCGGCTCACAACAAGTGAAACGACAGGCAGAAAAAGAAGGGCTGGATAAAGTGTTTAAAGCGGCTGGATTTGAATGGCGCCAAGCGGGGTGCAGCATGTGTCTCGGCATGAACCCCGATATTTTGCAGCCGGGTGAGCGGTGTGCGTCGACGTCGAACCGCAACTTTGAAGGTCGACAGGGCCGCGGCGGCCGCACGCATTTAGTGAGTCCGGCGATGGCGGCAGCAGCCGCAATTGAAGGCCACTTCGTGGACGTGCGCAAGTGGAAATTCGTGGAAGAAGAGGTGTCTGAACATGGAGCCGTTTAA
- the leuD gene encoding 3-isopropylmalate dehydratase small subunit, whose amino-acid sequence MEPFKRHTGLVAPLDRANVDTDAIIPKQFLKRIERTGFGQFLFYDWRFDEAGNENPEFELNKPQYRGASILLARDNFGCGSSREHAPWALLDYGFKVLIAPSFADIFYNNCFKNGILPIQLPAETVDELFQKAGQEGFTLTVDLEKCTISDDREFHVTFDVDGYRRQCLLQGLDDIGVTLQYEDKIKAFEKQYPAYYQPQTG is encoded by the coding sequence ATGGAGCCGTTTAAACGACATACCGGGTTGGTCGCGCCGCTAGACCGAGCCAACGTGGACACGGACGCCATTATACCGAAACAATTTTTAAAGCGCATCGAACGGACCGGTTTCGGGCAGTTTCTCTTTTACGACTGGCGTTTCGACGAAGCGGGAAACGAAAACCCCGAATTCGAGCTAAACAAACCTCAATACAGAGGGGCCAGCATTTTGCTCGCCAGGGACAATTTTGGCTGCGGTTCTTCGCGGGAGCACGCGCCGTGGGCCCTTCTCGACTACGGATTTAAAGTGCTGATCGCCCCGTCTTTCGCCGACATTTTTTACAACAACTGTTTTAAAAACGGCATTTTGCCCATCCAGTTGCCGGCGGAGACCGTCGATGAGCTGTTTCAAAAAGCAGGGCAAGAAGGGTTTACGCTGACGGTGGATTTAGAAAAGTGCACCATTTCAGACGACCGTGAGTTTCACGTCACATTTGACGTGGACGGCTACCGGCGCCAGTGCCTGTTACAAGGCCTGGACGATATCGGCGTGACGTTGCAGTACGAAGATAAAATCAAGGCATTTGAGAAGCAGTATCCGGCCTACTATCAACCGCAAACGGGCTGA
- a CDS encoding WIAG-tail domain, whose amino-acid sequence MRNRKPRKPVRKKKRQIPIDDEWIIDNIVNRNDLDTPQDHDSAQLHTASTKTPASIERISKPYIYTGDLSNESVTSEKLANQSVTSSKIKNNAVQRDHLSDNIVNTSKLENGSVTAPKIVPGAVKEQHIASGSISGEKIKRETIQSKHLMENNITGDRLVDYSIDDTKLKDRSIHSRHLAAGHVQGEHIADQAITSQKIKSGSITANSLANSCVDQAKLKDGVISTAKLQDGAVTSDKISREAITSSKLDQASVKGKHIADQSVQTHHLADKAVTEEKVSANSIHSDAIKRQAVQSHHIQQQAIEMHHLADKAVTKRAISPASIQGDMLEEQTISGKHLSPGSVSEKHLAEHAVTKAKIAPKSVDSHIIEDDAVTSTHIVPKAIQEHHLEQRSVGSSHIKEGSIHEHHLAENSVFGSKLADKSVTTSKLSPESVSTDKMIDYAITTAKLGESSVTSSKIAPDSVETAHLRDHSVASEKLTEEAVQAHHIADDAIQSRHIQNKSVTRDHLANETITSVQLAPEVIESRHIQAQAVTNDKLAEEAVRQSHIASEEIHSHHLAPDCIHSDHLQSWVIRQDHLVDGSVTSPKIASESIRSAHISDAAVTADKLAEESVNTRHLQEQTVTGNKIASESIQARHMAAETVEARHIRSRSVESAHLAKEAVMTDTIADGAVTGDKIADHSIGLEKLSFNPFHTYSQNNSQFGVGTFRIRENESEVFLDVQFNRPYSSPEYAVVAMTDRPGCTASLEERRTDSFSIRIQTPSEPAETAVEGTFFWIAVGSHAAQSAEAGNAKERDSISAFESQGDEEPLAQAQEGAAETHLDDSEPIYTLSSNHEVDTSTSDAEEVDATAESSAQSTHAEDMDAASDEVTFTVHWTSTEEDDT is encoded by the coding sequence GTGAGGAACCGAAAGCCGAGAAAGCCTGTCCGCAAAAAAAAGCGACAGATTCCGATCGATGATGAGTGGATCATAGACAACATCGTGAACCGAAACGATCTTGACACACCACAAGATCACGATTCTGCCCAACTGCACACCGCCAGCACAAAAACCCCCGCCTCCATCGAACGCATTTCCAAACCTTACATTTACACGGGTGATTTGTCCAATGAATCAGTGACGAGTGAAAAGCTGGCAAATCAATCCGTAACCAGTTCCAAAATTAAAAACAATGCCGTACAGCGCGATCACCTTTCGGACAACATCGTGAACACGTCCAAACTGGAAAACGGGTCCGTGACCGCCCCCAAAATCGTGCCGGGCGCTGTCAAAGAGCAACACATCGCTTCCGGATCCATCAGCGGGGAAAAAATCAAACGCGAGACGATTCAATCTAAACACTTAATGGAAAACAACATTACAGGCGACCGGCTCGTCGACTACAGTATCGACGACACAAAGTTGAAAGACAGGTCCATCCACTCTCGCCATCTGGCTGCCGGTCATGTGCAGGGAGAACACATTGCCGATCAAGCCATCACGTCGCAGAAGATTAAGAGCGGATCGATTACGGCCAACAGCCTAGCCAACAGCTGTGTGGATCAGGCAAAGTTGAAAGACGGCGTCATCTCCACCGCCAAGCTGCAAGACGGTGCTGTCACAAGTGACAAAATCAGTAGAGAAGCCATTACCTCGAGCAAATTGGATCAAGCCTCTGTAAAAGGAAAACACATCGCCGACCAATCCGTCCAAACGCATCACTTGGCGGACAAAGCTGTTACGGAAGAGAAAGTGTCTGCCAATAGCATCCACTCGGACGCTATCAAGCGTCAAGCCGTCCAAAGTCATCACATCCAACAACAGGCTATCGAAATGCACCATTTAGCGGACAAAGCCGTGACGAAAAGGGCCATCTCCCCTGCGTCCATTCAAGGAGACATGTTGGAAGAACAGACGATTTCCGGAAAACATCTCTCTCCGGGAAGCGTTTCCGAAAAACACCTGGCTGAACACGCTGTCACCAAAGCCAAAATCGCCCCAAAATCCGTCGACAGCCACATCATCGAAGATGATGCGGTGACGAGCACACACATCGTGCCGAAGGCCATTCAGGAACACCACCTTGAACAGAGGTCCGTCGGGAGCTCCCACATCAAAGAAGGGAGCATTCACGAACACCACTTGGCGGAAAACAGCGTATTTGGGTCCAAACTGGCAGATAAGTCTGTCACCACGTCTAAACTGTCACCTGAATCGGTTTCAACGGACAAAATGATCGATTACGCCATCACCACCGCGAAGTTAGGCGAAAGTTCCGTCACGTCTTCCAAAATCGCACCCGATTCTGTCGAGACTGCCCACTTGCGAGACCATTCCGTCGCCAGTGAAAAGTTGACCGAAGAAGCTGTTCAGGCACATCACATCGCGGACGACGCGATCCAAAGCCGCCACATTCAAAACAAGTCGGTCACTCGAGACCACCTCGCCAATGAAACGATCACATCTGTCCAATTGGCACCGGAAGTCATAGAATCGCGGCACATTCAAGCCCAGGCGGTCACCAACGACAAATTGGCAGAGGAAGCCGTTCGCCAATCGCACATCGCATCGGAAGAAATTCACAGTCATCACTTAGCACCTGATTGTATCCACAGTGATCACTTGCAGTCTTGGGTCATCCGGCAGGATCACCTTGTCGACGGTTCTGTCACATCACCGAAGATCGCTTCAGAATCCATCCGGTCAGCCCACATCTCCGATGCTGCTGTCACAGCGGATAAACTGGCGGAGGAATCTGTCAACACTCGTCACTTACAGGAACAAACCGTTACGGGGAATAAGATCGCTTCTGAATCGATACAAGCGAGGCACATGGCCGCTGAAACGGTAGAAGCGCGTCACATCCGCAGCCGTTCAGTCGAAAGTGCCCACCTGGCCAAGGAAGCGGTCATGACGGACACCATCGCAGACGGAGCCGTAACCGGCGATAAAATCGCTGACCACTCCATCGGACTGGAGAAACTGTCTTTCAACCCTTTCCACACTTACAGTCAAAACAACAGCCAGTTCGGTGTGGGCACATTTCGGATTAGGGAAAACGAAAGCGAGGTTTTCCTCGATGTTCAGTTCAACCGACCGTATTCTTCACCTGAATACGCCGTCGTCGCCATGACCGATCGCCCGGGGTGCACGGCCAGCTTAGAAGAACGCCGAACAGACTCGTTTTCCATCCGCATTCAGACGCCATCGGAACCAGCAGAGACTGCGGTGGAAGGGACATTCTTCTGGATTGCGGTCGGAAGCCATGCCGCCCAATCTGCTGAGGCAGGCAATGCAAAAGAGCGTGATTCCATTTCCGCCTTCGAATCGCAAGGGGATGAGGAACCGTTGGCACAAGCACAGGAGGGCGCAGCCGAAACACATTTGGACGACTCGGAGCCAATCTACACTCTGTCTTCCAACCATGAAGTCGACACTTCAACGAGTGACGCAGAAGAGGTCGACGCTACGGCCGAAAGCAGCGCCCAATCCACTCACGCAGAAGATATGGATGCCGCATCCGATGAAGTGACGTTCACGGTCCATTGGACGTCGACAGAGGAGGACGACACGTAA
- a CDS encoding endonuclease/exonuclease/phosphatase family protein, which produces MSYITIMSFNIHHGRGTDGVLNLQRIADLIAACDVDLAVLNEVDRNFSSRSDYIDQIDWLAHYLQMDYAFGPAVHRGENREFGNAVLSRYPIADIQNYRLHYRLVEDRALLDVTCLIDAQPIKLYATHLSLDRITHRRQTSFILNKVKETRLPVMLAGDWNMKPGSSPWCNVTRHLIDSWQEAGEGAGCTYPSYRPRARLDYIFLSPAFRVVQADVVKTLPEASDHLPLVIKVYTHFQ; this is translated from the coding sequence ATGTCCTACATAACGATCATGTCCTTTAACATCCATCACGGCAGAGGTACAGACGGTGTCCTCAACTTGCAACGCATAGCCGACTTAATTGCAGCGTGCGATGTAGATCTGGCCGTCTTGAACGAAGTGGACCGGAACTTTTCCAGCCGAAGTGACTACATCGACCAAATTGACTGGCTGGCACACTATTTACAGATGGACTACGCGTTCGGCCCTGCCGTACACCGTGGAGAGAATAGAGAGTTCGGGAACGCTGTCCTATCCCGCTATCCCATTGCGGACATTCAAAACTATCGCTTACACTACCGCCTCGTTGAAGACCGTGCCCTACTGGATGTCACGTGTCTCATCGACGCTCAACCGATTAAACTGTATGCCACTCACCTCAGCCTGGACAGAATCACCCACAGACGACAAACGTCGTTTATTTTGAACAAAGTGAAAGAAACCCGACTGCCTGTCATGTTGGCTGGAGACTGGAACATGAAACCGGGCAGTTCCCCATGGTGCAACGTCACCCGTCACTTGATCGACAGCTGGCAGGAAGCGGGAGAGGGAGCCGGATGTACTTATCCTTCATATCGGCCCCGCGCCCGGTTGGATTACATCTTTTTGAGCCCGGCCTTTCGCGTTGTCCAAGCCGACGTCGTGAAGACTCTACCGGAAGCGTCCGACCATCTGCCACTCGTCATCAAGGTATACACCCATTTTCAATAA